The Coffea arabica cultivar ET-39 chromosome 1e, Coffea Arabica ET-39 HiFi, whole genome shotgun sequence genome has a window encoding:
- the LOC113698372 gene encoding uncharacterized protein isoform X4 has product MCSVTTLLQWPTALTGMEMPVIQVQKYRIWLLAKNILAPLPIGFAVFLVQLASIPVTGTGIDPARSLGVAIIFNRNLGWNDHVSKPIMIVSSCSQYLFIFLAK; this is encoded by the exons ATGT GTTCTGTAACTACTTTGCTGCAATGGCCTACTGCCCTAACTGG GATGGAGATGCCTGTGATACAAGTACAGAAGTACAGGATATGGCTTCTAGCCAAGAAT ATTTTGGCTCCTCTTCCAATTGGATTTGCAGTTTTCTTGGTTCAATTGGCCAGCATCCCTGTTACGGGCACTGGCATCGACCCTGCAAGAAGTCTTGGTGTAGCCATCATCTTCAATAGAAACCTTGGATGGAATGATCATGTATCTAAGCCTATAATGATTGTGTCTTCATGTTCCCAGTATCTATTCATATTCTTAGCTAAATAA
- the LOC113698372 gene encoding uncharacterized protein isoform X2 encodes MTTLISHSMTTLISPGAKQGLIPLAVVPVRKHLRFCNYFAAMAYCPNWDGDACDTSTEVQDMASSQEYFGSSSNWICSFLGSIGQHPCYGHWHRPCKKSWCSHHLQ; translated from the exons ATGACGACATTAATCTCTCACTCCATGACGACATTAATCTCTCCTGGGGCTAAGCAAGGTTTGATTCCCCTTGCTGTAGTACCTGTCAGAAAACACCTCAG GTTCTGTAACTACTTTGCTGCAATGGCCTACTGCCCTAACTGG GATGGAGATGCCTGTGATACAAGTACAGAAGTACAGGATATGGCTTCTAGCCAAGAAT ATTTTGGCTCCTCTTCCAATTGGATTTGCAGTTTTCTTGGTTCAATTGGCCAGCATCCCTGTTACGGGCACTGGCATCGACCCTGCAAGAAGTCTTGGTGTAGCCATCATCTTCAATAG
- the LOC140015643 gene encoding uncharacterized protein, which yields MPPDSQPFYQTTVEPVVSEHTVQTKPEMGESSAPVDMKLLKRLDRFDEFIRKSQVLSKQGVLDYDDLCLFSNVQLPVGFKTPKFNKYDGTDNPKTHLRLFVNKLGRPGDDENLPLRLFPESLEGDALDWYSTLKSEEIKTWLDLSNAFIRQYAYNCDLAPTRTTLEGTKRKPSEDHKTYAKRWRKIASQLDALQGQGNSGKNPQLKKKEGEAVSIWDQNLIPRPRPRQYPTYSNPYRYYSNPHPVDHTNITHPRPRPNYTNSPITHFQISQPNFQQVRPRPPYNQQFSPPNRLVYNYSQPPKANNPGRNRTFTNLDRPLDQLYDQLKVAGKIGIIPPPTYPYGIPVGYNPQAVCAYHSGAPGYLTAECKALKYKIQDMIEVGEIVIRRKEAQAPNVNKNPLPEYDNTIGVITDGIKEPVRNSSSEVEVFGNDAEFSDIPEGSISN from the exons ATGCCTCCAGATTCACAACCTTTTTATCAGACTACCGTAGAGCCTGTTGTGTCGGAGCacactgttcaaaccaagccagaaatgggagagTCGTCTGCCCCGGTTGATATGAAGTTACTTAAGCGGTTGGATCGTTTCGATGAGTTCATCAGGAAAAGCCAAGTTTTAAGCAAACAAGGGGTGTTAGACTACGATGATCTGTGCCTGTTTTCAAATGTACAGCTGCCCGTGGGGTTCAAGACCCCGAAGTTCAATAAATATGATGGTACGgacaatcccaagacacacctccgattgttcgtcAATAAGTTGGGTAGGCCGGGAGatgatgaaaatttacctttaagactattcccagaaagtctggaaggCGACGCACTTGATTGGTATTCAACTTTGAAGTCTGAGGAGATAAAGACTTGGCTGGACCTGTCCAATGCGTTTATAAGACAATACGCGTACAATTGTGATCTAGCACCGACACGGACCACACTAGAGGGAAcaaagaggaagccatctgaagatcataaaACCTATGCTaaaagatggagaaagatagct TCCCAGTTGGATGCCTTGCAAGGACAGGGGAATAGTGGGAAGAACCCGcaacttaaaaagaaagagggggaagctGTTTCCATATGGGATCAAAACCTTATCCCAAGACctagacctcgacaataccccacctactcaaacccttaccgtTATTATTCCAACCCTCATCCTGTTGATcacaccaatatcactcatcctcgacctcgcccgaATTACACCAACTCGCCCATAACCcattttcaaatatctcaacccAATTTTcaacaagttcgaccccgacctccCTATAATCAACAATTTTCTCCACCAAATAGACTCGTTTACAACTATTCTCAGCCCCCTAAAGCCAACAACCCGGGACGTAACCGCACATTCACCAATCTCGACAGGCCTTTGGATCAATTATATGATCAATTGAAGgttgctggaaaaataggtatcATTCCCCCTCCAACCTATCCGTATGGCATACCCGTTGGGTATAACCCACAagctgtctgtgcttatcattcaggggcacCCGGCTATCTGACTGCTGAGTGCAAAGCACTCAAgtataaaattcaagacatgattgaaGTTGGAGAGATTGTAATTAGAAGAAAAGAGGCACAAGCGCCAAATGTGAATAAGAACCCCCTGCCAGAGTACGATAACACCATTGGGGTTATTACGGACGGAATTAAGGAGCCTGTTAGAAACTCGTCAAGTGAGGTTGAGGTGTTTGGAAATGATGCAGAATTTTCCGACATccctgaaggatcaatttccaattgA